A region from the Stygiolobus caldivivus genome encodes:
- a CDS encoding NAD(P)/FAD-dependent oxidoreductase, which translates to MEYLIIGSGIAGYNALKELINVDPNSKITLVSNDKYYPYDRPPLSKYYLRGEMGRDKLFFESESFYKRENLKVVLGKSVESIGKNEAVLDDGTAVRFDKALIATGGRPRKLGLPGEGLKGVHYLRTLDDCDSIKAEISKGKEAVIIGGGFIGMEVASSLTMLGVKARVIEVKPYIWNTFVDEKVSKFIQQYFEKKGVEFLLNEGVKEIQGEGRVSNVLTNSGKRLGADIVLIAVGIVPNVELAQKSGISVNNGIVVDERLETSMGGVYAAGDVANIYDPVEGRRKRIEHWNNADYTGKLAARNMAGKNEVYNFVSSVWSDIFDLHIESAGDTAGYDEYVIRGKFNLDNPSFNVIYLKGGTVKGYLAVNRDFSELEVLNKLIEKKVEISGMKDKLTDEGYDLKGLIKE; encoded by the coding sequence ATGGAATACCTGATTATAGGTAGCGGAATAGCGGGCTATAACGCGTTAAAGGAGCTCATTAACGTCGACCCTAATTCTAAAATAACATTAGTGTCTAACGACAAGTACTACCCATATGATAGGCCCCCACTGTCAAAGTATTACTTAAGGGGAGAAATGGGACGTGATAAACTGTTCTTTGAAAGCGAAAGCTTCTACAAGAGGGAAAACCTCAAGGTAGTTCTGGGGAAAAGCGTAGAGAGTATAGGGAAAAACGAGGCGGTCCTCGATGACGGGACTGCGGTAAGGTTCGACAAGGCTCTAATAGCTACCGGAGGTAGGCCGAGGAAGTTAGGGCTCCCCGGAGAAGGCCTTAAAGGCGTCCATTACCTGAGGACCCTCGACGACTGCGACTCAATTAAGGCTGAAATATCGAAAGGGAAGGAGGCGGTAATCATAGGCGGGGGGTTCATAGGGATGGAAGTAGCCTCCAGCCTGACTATGTTGGGAGTGAAGGCTAGGGTAATTGAGGTAAAACCTTATATTTGGAACACGTTTGTGGACGAAAAGGTCTCTAAGTTTATACAACAGTACTTCGAGAAGAAAGGGGTGGAGTTCCTCCTCAATGAAGGGGTTAAGGAAATACAAGGTGAAGGCAGGGTTTCTAATGTCCTCACTAACAGCGGTAAAAGGCTCGGAGCAGATATAGTACTTATTGCCGTGGGGATAGTACCTAATGTAGAGTTAGCACAAAAGAGCGGTATTAGCGTGAATAACGGTATAGTAGTGGACGAGAGGCTGGAGACTAGCATGGGTGGTGTATATGCTGCAGGAGACGTGGCTAACATTTACGACCCGGTTGAGGGAAGGAGGAAGAGGATCGAGCACTGGAATAACGCCGACTATACCGGTAAGTTAGCTGCTAGGAATATGGCGGGCAAAAACGAGGTATATAACTTCGTTTCGTCAGTCTGGTCTGACATATTTGACCTCCATATAGAGTCGGCAGGGGACACGGCAGGCTACGACGAATATGTAATAAGGGGGAAGTTCAACCTAGATAACCCGTCATTTAACGTAATATACCTTAAAGGCGGCACGGTGAAGGGGTACTTGGCGGTAAACAGGGACTTCAGCGAGCTTGAGGTCCTGAACAAGCTGATCGAGAAGAAAGTAGAGATATCGGGGATGAAGGACAAACTTACAGACGAGGGTTACGACCTAAAGGGGCTAATAAAAGAGTAG